Genomic DNA from Longimicrobium sp.:
GATCGCCGGCGGCACGGACGCGCTCGGGCATCGTTTCGATGGTGAAGGCCAGCGGGTCGAGCGCGCCGGACAGCTCGCTCCCGGCGAGCGGGGCAGAGACGGTCAGCTCCGGCGTGGCGCGGACGGCGTAGGCGCCGGCCACGTTGGCGCCGCGGCGCGACATCAGGTGGTCCACGTACACACCGTCCTTCGGCCGGACCGTCGTCGACCGCTCCACTGTCGCCAGCCCCTGCGCCCGCCGGGCAACCTCGCGCGCCAGGCGCTCGGCCACGATGCCCGCCGCGCGCACCGTGGTTCCCGGAAGCATCATGGCGTAGACATGCAGCCCGGATCGCCCGGACGTCTTCAGCCGGCTCTCCAGCCCCGCGTCGCGCACCACTTCTCCCGCCACGCGCGCGACCTCGACGACACGGCTGAACGAAGCGGCCGGCATGGGGTCCAGGTCCAGCACCACGTAGTCCTGCTCGTCCACGTCCATCACCCGTGAATGCCAGGGATCGTGCGAGATGGCGCCGCGGGTGATGGTGAACAGGAGCGTGGCGAGGTCGCCGCCCACCAGCATCCGCTTGCGCTCGCGCCCCACCTGCACCGTTTCCACGCGCACCCCGTCCGGCGTGTCGGGCGGGGCGCTCTGGCGGTAGATGGGGCGCTTGCCGGGTGATCCGGGAAAGTAGGCGACGGCGAGCGGCCGGTCGCGCATCACGGGAAGAATCCAGGGCGACATCCGCACGTAGTACCGCAGCAGGTCTCCGCGCGTGAACCGCGATCCGGGATACGCGGGACGGGCGAGGCCGGCGACGTCCAGCCTCGCCCCGTCCACCTCGATCGCCCCGCTTCCCTCCCCCGCCTCGATCTCCCGCAGCGCGGCCTCGATGCGCCCCAACCCGCCATCGCCCGCACCCTCCGCGGCCGCCGCCGCCTCGCGCAGCAGGTCCGCGCCGGCCTTGTCGTCGCGAAGCCCCAGGAAGGTAGAATCGCGCAGCTTTCCCGCGGCCGTCCACTCGGAGTAGCGGATCTCCGCAACCAGCACCGGCTCGGCCCAGTGGTGCGCCTGCACGAGGCGCGGCTTGGGATGAAACGGGCTGGATGCGCGCTCCAAGGATTGCAGCCGGGCGTGCAGCGACCGCAGCACCCGCTCGCTGAACCCCTTTCCCGTGTGGCCGACGTAACACAGCCGGCCGTCCCCGCCGTACCGGCCCAGGAGCACGGCCCCCAGCTTCCGCGCCGGGTTGGTGGGGTCCGTCCATCCGCCGATGACGAATTCCTCCTGCGGCGCCAGCTTCACCTTCAGCCAATCGCGCGAGCGGACGCCGGGCTGGTAGCGCGCGCCGGTGCGCTTGGCGACGACGCCCTCCCACTGCTCGCGGCGGGCCGCATCCATCATCGCCCCGCCGTCCGGCGAGGTGGCGCCCAGCCTCACCCGGTCCGTCTCGCGCCC
This window encodes:
- the ligD gene encoding DNA ligase D, which translates into the protein MLATLARDLPAGGEWTFEPKYDGIRAIAIVTAGAVVLLTRNGNDKAPQFPELVTAIRELRDRHGADLVLDGEIVALRAGQVVRFEALAGRMHTENPRSIARLSREQPAGYVAYDLLLTGRDPLVPRPWSERRAALERVLDGRETDRVRLGATSPDGGAMMDAARREQWEGVVAKRTGARYQPGVRSRDWLKVKLAPQEEFVIGGWTDPTNPARKLGAVLLGRYGGDGRLCYVGHTGKGFSERVLRSLHARLQSLERASSPFHPKPRLVQAHHWAEPVLVAEIRYSEWTAAGKLRDSTFLGLRDDKAGADLLREAAAAAEGAGDGGLGRIEAALREIEAGEGSGAIEVDGARLDVAGLARPAYPGSRFTRGDLLRYYVRMSPWILPVMRDRPLAVAYFPGSPGKRPIYRQSAPPDTPDGVRVETVQVGRERKRMLVGGDLATLLFTITRGAISHDPWHSRVMDVDEQDYVVLDLDPMPAASFSRVVEVARVAGEVVRDAGLESRLKTSGRSGLHVYAMMLPGTTVRAAGIVAERLAREVARRAQGLATVERSTTVRPKDGVYVDHLMSRRGANVAGAYAVRATPELTVSAPLAGSELSGALDPLAFTIETMPERVRAAGDLWASPSA